In Bradyrhizobium sp. 200, the sequence ATTTCTTTGTCGAACTCGAATTTAAGGCAAGGAGACTGGACACCAGCCTGTGTGTTGGATTTGACCTGGTCAACTCCGAAGGCGTTACCGTCCTTCGTTCCTACCAAACGGACTCACGAGAGGTGGACTGGCCGGTCGTCCGGATCGGATGCAATCGCTGGCGCTGCAAAATCCCTCGCGGGTTGCTCAACGGCGGTACGTATCTTTTGAACCCGCGGATCTCAATTCACAACGTGGCCTGGATCGTGCACGAGGATGCGATGCTCGATTTCCGCGTCAATCTGCGGCATGGCATATCGCCGCTGTGGAGTTCGATCTCAGAAGAGAACCGGCCCGGATTGATGGCGCCAGTTTTCGACTGGTCGAGCCATTGATCAGGCTTGAGTTGGTGATTTGCTGAGACCTCCTAAAATCTCCATCGTCACACCGTCCCTCAATCAGGCGGAATATATCGAGCAGACGATTTCCTCGGTGCTCGGCCAAGGATACCCCAACCTGGAATATATAATCATCGATGGTGGCAGCACGGACGGGACCGTGGACATCATCCGGAAATACGAAGCCCATCTGGCGTATTGGGTCAGCGAAAAGGACGGCGGCCAGTCGAACGCCATCAACAAGGGGTTGAAGCGCGCCACCGGCGACATCATCGCCTACATGAACAGCGACGATTATTATCTGAACGGCGCGTTCGAACGCGTCGCCGATGCGTATCGCGACAATCCCGACGTCGATCTCTGGCACGGGCGCTGTCGGATTGTTGATCAGTTCGGTGCAAAGGTGGATGAGCGAATTGGTGCGATCGAGCGATACGACGAGATATTGGATCTCTGGGACGTCTGGTGGAAGAGGCGGAATTTCGTTCAGCCGGAAGTGTTCTGGACGAAGCGGATAAGCGACAGGATCGGCGCGTTTCGCGAGGATCTCTACCTGGTGATGGACTACGAGTACTGGCTGCGCATGTTTTCCGTGGGCGGAGCCGCGGGATTTATTGATGCCGAAGTCTCTGCTTTTCGCCTGCAGCCAAATCAGAAGTCGACGCAGCCCGCTAGAACCGCGCAGGAGCTTCTTGACGTCGTTCGGCCATATATCTTCGGCCAAGACGACCGATTGACACATCAGAAACGACTCGCCCTGCAGGCAAAGTGGATCTATCAGGCGAAGTTTCTCAACGAGGTGCAGCAATCGCTTGACCGTCATGAGCCGCGATGGCGACGGCTGCTGCGGCTGGCGTGGTTTTCCGCCAACAATCCTCGCGTTGTCATGGCGCCCGACTTTTGGGAGCGCGTGCCGGTGATCCGCTCCATTGCTGGCAAGACGACGGTAGGATCATGAGACTTACACCCGGCGCCCTTCGCCTCAAGCTCAATCAGAAATTCCGGCACGGCTGGCGTGTCGCCTGGTTCAGAGATGTCGTGCGTCCACGTATCCTGAATTCGCCGCCCGTCGCGGAGACCTCGGATCGCCGGTTCGAGATCCATGTGCTTACTTCGCGCCACGACTGGCTCAACTTGATCTGGTCGCTGAAGTCGTTCTATGCCGCGAGCGGCAGGCGCTATGCGCTGTGCATTCACGAGGATGGCTCGCTCGATCCGTTCGCGCTGTCGTCGTTGCAACAGCATTTTCCGATGGCGAGGATCATTCGGCGCGCGGAGGCCGACCAGCGGCTGGCGCAGGAGCTGCGCGACCTGCCGCGCAGTTCGCAGTTCCGCAAGACGAACCTGCTTTCGCTGAAGGTGTTCGATTTCATCGCCTTTCTTCAGGCCGAGCGGATGGTGCTGTTCGATAGCGATCTGCTGTTCTTCGATGAGCCGACGGCGTATCTATCCCGCCTAGAGGACGGCGACTATCGGCTCAATGCATTCAACGCCGATTGCGAAAGCGCCTATACGGTCGAAGCCGAGGCGGTGCGAGACCGGCTCGGGCGCGAATTGCTGGCCCGCGTGAACAGCGGTTTCGGTATCGTCCATCGCGATTCGATGAAGCTGGATTGGATTGAGGAGTTTCTCGCCTATCCCCGTCTCGCCGAGGGACACTTCTGGCGCATCGAGCAAACGCTGTACGCGTTGTGCGGATCACGGCATGGCGCCGAGCTGCTGCCGCAGGCGTACGACGTCAGTCTGGAGGCCGGACTCCCTCCGCGCATCTTCCGGCATTACGTCGGCGCTATCCGTTACCTGATGTACGGAGAGGGGATCGCGCACCTCGCGCAGAATGGATTTTTGAACAGATGCCAATGGGCGCGCGAGGCGGCAGTTGATCCATCGAACGAGCGCTTGACTGCGCTGCCCGGCTGAAGGCGATCGATTTTGCCCGGCGTTTTCGCACACATGCCATCCAGGCCAATCCAGGTACTGTTCGCTCCGGACTACCGGAAAGGTGTGCCTTATCAGGCTCTGTTAGCCGAAGCCCTTGCGCGCCGCGGCGCGACAGTTCGTTTTTTGCAGGGCTATAAGCGAGTTCTTCCGTTGAGCCGGCTTCTGGAGGATCAGGAGTGCGATATCCTGCATCTTCACTGGCCGGAGGCGTATTACGCGCGCCGAGGCGACGGCCTGGATCTGTTTCGGACCGTGCGATTTCCATTCGACCTTCATCGAGCCGCACAGAAGGCCATTCTGGTCACGACGGCGCACAATTTTCATGCCCACGATCGGGGCGCCGAGATGTTGATCGGACGGAACGTCCGCTACGCGAATCGAAAGTCCAGGGTGGTTTTTGCTCATTCGATTGGAGCAAAGCAGAAGCTGGTACAGGCTTTCGATCTCGATCCATTGCTGGTTCGCGTTATTCCGCACGGCGATCTCTCGGTGGCAATGCGTCCCCCCGTCAGTCAGGCTGAGGCCCGCCATCAACTGGGTCTGGCCGATGGCAAGCTTGCGCTCATGTTCGGCGCGGTGAAGCCCTACAAGGGTCTGGAGGATGTCATCGCCTGGTGGAAGAAGGCGCAGCCCGCCGTCAAGCTGGCCATCGTAGGCAAGCCGGTTAGCGATGAATACGCGACGCACCTCTCGCGCGCTATTGGCGATACGCCTCACATATTGACCCGGTTCGAGTTTCTATCTGATGATGCGCTTGTTTTATGGCTCAGCGCGGCCGACGCAGCGATTTCCAACTATCGCGAAATCCTCACGTCCGGCGCCGCCAGCCTGGCCCGCTCATACGGCGTTCCTCTGATACTGCCCCGCCGGCTCGACACGATCGAACTCGACGAACCGACGCCCTATGTGCGACGGTTCACCGATTTTCTCACGGACTTCCGCACCGAACTCGACGCCGCCCTGTCGCTGCCGCCGGATTTTGCGGTGGCGGCAACCTGGCGCGACGCATGCAACTGGGACAGAATCGCGGAGCTCACGATGGACGGGTATCGGTGTGCAATGGGTGACGGGCGATGTGCGGCTTAGCTGGCGTGATAGATGCGGGGTCGCTGGATCTAGATTGCGGCGGCCGCATCCACGCCGCCCGAGCGGCAATCGCAGTTGTAATGCCAAGTTAAGATGCGGGGCATTCCGTGAGCGCGTTCGTTTCGATACTCATTCCCTGTTACAACGCCGAACGCTGGATAGCGCGCGCTATCGAGAGCGCTTTGGCTCAGACATGGCCCAACAAGGAGGTCATCGTCGTCGATGACGGATCGACGGATGGCAGTCTCGCGGTCATTCGAAGCTTTGACGGTCGGATTCGCTGGGAAAGTGGTCCAAATCAAGGAGGAAATGCTGCCCGCAACAGACTCCTTCAGCTTGCTCGGGGTGATTGGGTTCAATACCTCGACGCAGACGACTACCTTCGAAGCACCAAGCTGGAACGGCAGCTCCAGGTTTCGAGAGAGCATCTCGACTCCGACGTAATCTGTGGCCCAACCGCTTGGGAGAGGCTGCACGATGGTCAACTCGTTTGCACAGATGAAATAATTCCGGAGCCGAGAGATCCATGGGTGCTCTTGGCGAAGTGGCAATTGCCACAAACGGGCGGCCCCCTTTGGAGGCGAGCGGCGCTTAACCATGTGAAGGGCTGGCGGGTGGGGCAGCCGTGCTGTCAGGAGCACGAACTTTATTTGAGGCTCCTCGCTAGCGGGCGAAAATTTGAATTTTCTGACGACTGCCTGGCAGTCTATTGCGACTCGGAGGAGACTACCCGGGTCACGCGAAAAGTGCCGGGTGAGGTAGATCGACAACGATTGATTATTTTTGACCGCATGGAGCAGGCTCTGGCTGAGCGTAACGAGCTTACCACTATACGTCTGCAAGCAATTAACGATGCCCGGCATCAGCTTGCGCGCAAATACTGGCGAAGCGACAAGCCGCTGAAAGCCTCGATTCTCGCTGGGATTCGACGGTCAGATCCAAACTACCTCCCTGATGTTGGTCCAGCCAGTCCTCCAAACTATATCGCAACCTATCGGCTTTTGGGCTTTGAGGCGGCCCAACTAATCGCATCCCTCAAACGACAGTTTCTCCCTAGCTTCCGACAAGAGCACAACTGAAACAATTCGTCCGCGTCAGCATGAACAGACCATTCTTTGAAATTCGAATGCCGACGTACAATCGGCCAGATCTGCTTCGTCGGGCGATCGAAAGCCTGCTTCGGCAAACCTACCCGCATTGGAAGGCGGTCGTATTTGACGACTCAACCTGCGATGAGGCGCGAGAGATCGTCCAGAGTACGGGCGACGATCGGATAACCTACAGAAAGAATCAGGTTCGAATGGGGGCGGCGGGAAATATCGATCAATGTTTTTCGCCGCGGTCGATGTTCTCGGGCCACTACGGCTGCTTATTGGAAGACGACAACTATTGGCTGCCAGATTTTCTCGCGCAAGTGAGCAGAAGTCTCTTGGGGAGAGACAGTCAGATTATTCTTGCTAACCAAAGAGTATGCGATGAAAGAAGTGGCTTGCAGGGACCGGAAGTTACAACGCGCGGCGATTGGTTCTTCGGTGGCATAGTGAGTCCTTTGTACCTCCGGGCCACGCTACTGCTAATGGAGGGGATATCGAACGGTGGGCTTGTCTGGCGGCTCGAGCACGAAGTAGATCTCAGAGTTGGTCCAACGGTAAAAGAAGCGGGCATACAGGAGGCGTGCCGATCGCTCCTCGTTACCGCTCCCTTCCTTTTCATTTCTCAAGCCTTGGCGGTGTGGACTTCGCTGCCGCAGTCCAAATCAGCAAGAGCGCGCGAAACGTACCGTTCATTCGGACGAGGAATGCAAAGCATTCGGAGCTTCATTTTGTGTAGTCACGGTCGTACAGTTGTTGAAGCAGCAAGGCCCATTGCTAGAAAACAAGGTCTTGACTCACGATTAGTTGAGACGCTTTCCTATTCTGGCTATCCCCATTTAGCTGGTGATCTGGCTAGAGGCAGAACCTCGGCGGCTTGTAGAGCAGTAGCGAAGGGCTTGGCAATACGTTTGGTTCAAGAGAATCCCTGCGAAGAATTTATTAGGTTGCTCGCTCGGCAGAGTAATGACAACTCCCGAAGGTTTGGGAGCAGCCGATAAAAATCCATTGCAAAGTCGAAGCGAAGACCAAGAATTGCGCTGTGAACAAGCCGCAGATTGATTTCTCTATAATTGTACCTGTGTTCAATCGAAAATCGTATCTCGAAGCCGCGATCCATTCGATATCAAGACAAACTTACGAATCGTACGAAGTCATCGTGATTGATGATGGTTCGACTGACGACACGGCAGAATTCGTAGAGAGCCTCGGCGGTCCCATTTCGAAAATCCGCCAAGCCAATTCGGGTGTCTCCAAAGCACGGAATCATGGGGCGGAGATTGCGCGAGGAAAGTATCTTGTGTTTCTCGACAGCGATGACGTCCTCTTACCTTGGTCGCTGCAGTGTTATTCGGACGTCATCAGCCGGTTCCAGCCCCTGGTCATTTCAGCTCGAACGATCGAGTTCAAAGACGAGCCGCCGACTCTTGAGGAAGTCGTCTATCAAAAGCCTCTCGTAAGAGTTTACGACGACTATCTAGCCAATGCCGAAATCTACTCCTTCGTGGGTGCGAGCTGCATTATCATCGAGGCCGACGTCTTTGCGCGATCAAATGGTTTCGCGAACGAGATGAATGCAGGCGAGGACTACGACCTTTTGCTTCGCGTTGGTGTTGAGAGGCCCTACGCAAAGATAGAAGCACCGGCAACAGTCGGCTACCGAGTGCATGCAGACAACGTCTCAAAGAAAGTAGATCGGTTGGTAGAAGGTTCGTCCAATCTGCTGGCTCGTGAGTCGGAGGGCATTTACCCCGGTGGACGTGAGCGGGCATTTGATCGGATCACGGTAATCGGGCGGGTGGTAAGGCCAGTTATCTTGGCAAGCCTGCAGCGAGGGCGCCTCGAAGACGCTTGGCGTTTGTATCGCAAGTCGTTTTGGATGCACGTCCGCACAATGCGGATTCGATTTCTGGTCGCTGCTGCGGTTCTCATACTTTGCTCCTTCTTAAAAGAGGCGACGAAGTTCTTCAGCAAGTCTCGCGCCGCTGTTGAGTAGGACTTAAATTAACGTGGAGGACATCGGTAAATCGACAGCGCGCGACACCGAGGACAGCAAGACGTCGAGGAGATTGCTTTATTTTTGCCCTGCGTCACTTGGAGGAATTGCCGAGTATGCACACGCCCAAGCGACCGCGCTCGCCCAGCAAGGTATCGATGTCACAATGTTGTGCCGTGTTGATTGGCCATACGCTCCCCCGACAGCGTATCGACAATTGCGTGAGCTTAATTCATCTTCATCGGCCGCTGCTGAATCGCGCTGGCGCTCAAGATTAAGAACGGCGAAAGGCTTACTGGTCGAACATGCGAAGCTAGCGTCAGTTATTCGCGCATATTCTTTTCGGCGGGTACTCTTGGCAACGTATCTCGAATATTTGGCGCCATTCTGGGCGCCTTCGCTGCGCAGTCTCATGCGCCGCGGCGTAGTATTTGGCGCCATCCTGCACGATCCCGTCCGCGACTACGTCGTCGGCCCTCTGTGGTGGCACCGATGGTCAGTTGCTGAAGGATACTCGTTTTTGCGTGAGGTGTTCATTCACGCTGAAACCGATCTTGGACTGGCACCAGACAAAATGCCTTTTCGGAAGACAGTTATCCCCCATGGACCCTACGACCTAGGCGATCCGATCAGAAGTCGGCGCGCCGTGCGAGATGGACTAAGTCTACCGAACGATGCAGTGGTGCTGCTGAGCTTTGGGCACATCAGAGATGGGAAGAATTTGGACATCCTTCTTCGTGCCATGGTAGGCCTGCCGGACATCTTCCTCGTGATCGCCGGAGCGGAAGCAACGGCTGGGCAGAAGACATCTGCCTTCTACAGATCATTAGCCGAGGAATTGGGTGTCGGTAGCCGGTGTCGTTGGCTCGTTCGCTACATTGAAACAGAAATGGTGGCGGATCTGTTTGATTGCGTCGATTTTGTCGCCCTTACCTACAGTTCGCAGTTCCGCTCGGCCAGCGGCGTCCTAAACCTCGCCGTACGCTACCGGAGGCCCATGATAGTATCCTCTGGGGACAGCCCGCTCTCGCAAGCAATCGATCAATATGACCTTGGCATACGTGTGCAGCCCGATGATGCAAAAGAGGTGGCTCGAGGTTTGTCGTCTGTATTACGAAGCAACCTGGAATGCGACTGGGACGGCTACATGCATGACCATTCTTGGAGAACAAATGCTGACCGGGTAGCGACCAATATGGATTTGCGAGCGTAGTTCCATATTGTTGTGCATTTGATGGCCGCAAAGTCGCGGTGATGAGTTTGATGGAGCCCCTCCGGTATGAACGAACGAAGGCTGCGCCAGCACCGACACAACCTTTGAGCTTAAAGCGGTCAACGTGGATCTGTTGCCAAATCGGAGCGCGCGAACATTATGCAGTGCCGCGAGCGCTTTGTTGCCATCAAGCGCTTGGCCTCCTGATCACGGATGCGTGGGTACGCCCGGGTAATCCGCTGGGCCTGCTGAGCGCGGGTCTGAAGGCGCGCTTCCATGCAGAGCTTGCGGAGGCGGAAGTGTACGGGCCGGCTGTCCGCAGCATGGCGTTCGAACTGCGAGCGCGGCGCTCGGTGCAGGCCGGTTGGCCGCTGGTCATGGCGCGGAATCGCTGGTTTCAGCAGGTTGCGTTGGCGAGACTGTCGCAAGTCGTGGCCGGCGAGCGGGCGCCGGTCCTGATGGGCTATAGCTATGCGGCGGCAGAGCTGTTCGCATTTGCCCGCCGCAAGGGATGGCGGACTGTGCTCGGGCAGATCGATCCAGGCCCTGTCGAAGAGGAGATCGTCGCCGGGTTGCAGGCCGCTGCTCCGAGGACGGGCGGTGACTGGACACGGGCACCGGCGGCCTATTGGTCGGAGTGGAGGCGCGAATGCGCGCTGGCCGATCGGATCGTCGTGAACTCGTCCTGGTCACGCGATGCGCTCCTGCAGGAGGGCGTCCCCGCCGACAAGATCCGGATCGTGCCGCTGGCCTATGAGCGACCGCCGGAAAGCTTGGCGTTTCGCCGTCGATATCCTTCTGCGTTCAGCAGGACGCGTCCGCTGCGCGTGCTTTTTCTCGGCCAGGTCAATCTGCGCAAGGGCGTCGAACCGCTTCTCGCTGCGATACGGCTGCTGAGCGACGAGCCGATCGAGTTCACGTTCGTGGGTCCCGTTCAGATTGCGATTCCAGCGGACCTCCGGAACAACCGCCAGGTCCTTTGGCGCGGTCCGGCCCCGCGGCCGGCAACGGGCCAGTTCTACAACGACGCGGACGTGTTTCTGTTTCCGACCTTCTCGGATGGGTTCGGTCTCACGCAACTGGAGGCGCAGGCCTGGAGGCTTCCGATCATCACCACCCGGTTTTGTGGCGAGGTCGTCGAGCATGGGCGAAATGGCTGGATCCTACCCGAGATCACACCGCAATCCATTGCGGAAATGCTCCGCGAATGCCTGCGCGATCCCGTCCGGCTGCAGGCGGCATCGGACCTCAGCGGCGTGGACGAGAAGTTTGGACTTGTTGAGGTGGGA encodes:
- a CDS encoding glycosyltransferase family 2 protein, with amino-acid sequence MNKPQIDFSIIVPVFNRKSYLEAAIHSISRQTYESYEVIVIDDGSTDDTAEFVESLGGPISKIRQANSGVSKARNHGAEIARGKYLVFLDSDDVLLPWSLQCYSDVISRFQPLVISARTIEFKDEPPTLEEVVYQKPLVRVYDDYLANAEIYSFVGASCIIIEADVFARSNGFANEMNAGEDYDLLLRVGVERPYAKIEAPATVGYRVHADNVSKKVDRLVEGSSNLLARESEGIYPGGRERAFDRITVIGRVVRPVILASLQRGRLEDAWRLYRKSFWMHVRTMRIRFLVAAAVLILCSFLKEATKFFSKSRAAVE
- a CDS encoding glycosyltransferase; amino-acid sequence: MPRALCCHQALGLLITDAWVRPGNPLGLLSAGLKARFHAELAEAEVYGPAVRSMAFELRARRSVQAGWPLVMARNRWFQQVALARLSQVVAGERAPVLMGYSYAAAELFAFARRKGWRTVLGQIDPGPVEEEIVAGLQAAAPRTGGDWTRAPAAYWSEWRRECALADRIVVNSSWSRDALLQEGVPADKIRIVPLAYERPPESLAFRRRYPSAFSRTRPLRVLFLGQVNLRKGVEPLLAAIRLLSDEPIEFTFVGPVQIAIPADLRNNRQVLWRGPAPRPATGQFYNDADVFLFPTFSDGFGLTQLEAQAWRLPIITTRFCGEVVEHGRNGWILPEITPQSIAEMLRECLRDPVRLQAASDLSGVDEKFGLVEVGREWMKVFD
- a CDS encoding glycosyltransferase family 2 protein; the encoded protein is MLRPPKISIVTPSLNQAEYIEQTISSVLGQGYPNLEYIIIDGGSTDGTVDIIRKYEAHLAYWVSEKDGGQSNAINKGLKRATGDIIAYMNSDDYYLNGAFERVADAYRDNPDVDLWHGRCRIVDQFGAKVDERIGAIERYDEILDLWDVWWKRRNFVQPEVFWTKRISDRIGAFREDLYLVMDYEYWLRMFSVGGAAGFIDAEVSAFRLQPNQKSTQPARTAQELLDVVRPYIFGQDDRLTHQKRLALQAKWIYQAKFLNEVQQSLDRHEPRWRRLLRLAWFSANNPRVVMAPDFWERVPVIRSIAGKTTVGS
- a CDS encoding glycosyltransferase family 4 protein, which encodes MEDIGKSTARDTEDSKTSRRLLYFCPASLGGIAEYAHAQATALAQQGIDVTMLCRVDWPYAPPTAYRQLRELNSSSSAAAESRWRSRLRTAKGLLVEHAKLASVIRAYSFRRVLLATYLEYLAPFWAPSLRSLMRRGVVFGAILHDPVRDYVVGPLWWHRWSVAEGYSFLREVFIHAETDLGLAPDKMPFRKTVIPHGPYDLGDPIRSRRAVRDGLSLPNDAVVLLSFGHIRDGKNLDILLRAMVGLPDIFLVIAGAEATAGQKTSAFYRSLAEELGVGSRCRWLVRYIETEMVADLFDCVDFVALTYSSQFRSASGVLNLAVRYRRPMIVSSGDSPLSQAIDQYDLGIRVQPDDAKEVARGLSSVLRSNLECDWDGYMHDHSWRTNADRVATNMDLRA
- a CDS encoding glycosyltransferase, yielding MSAFVSILIPCYNAERWIARAIESALAQTWPNKEVIVVDDGSTDGSLAVIRSFDGRIRWESGPNQGGNAARNRLLQLARGDWVQYLDADDYLRSTKLERQLQVSREHLDSDVICGPTAWERLHDGQLVCTDEIIPEPRDPWVLLAKWQLPQTGGPLWRRAALNHVKGWRVGQPCCQEHELYLRLLASGRKFEFSDDCLAVYCDSEETTRVTRKVPGEVDRQRLIIFDRMEQALAERNELTTIRLQAINDARHQLARKYWRSDKPLKASILAGIRRSDPNYLPDVGPASPPNYIATYRLLGFEAAQLIASLKRQFLPSFRQEHN